Proteins encoded together in one Scytonema millei VB511283 window:
- a CDS encoding aromatic ring-hydroxylating dioxygenase subunit alpha — protein MELATTLTSQTVQNAIREIGINPDYWYPVGWANKLQPGHIMPVTIWKQAIAVFRDTGGKLHALEDACAHKGVALHKGQIQGKHLLCPYHGWEFNGAGQCVKIPYLPETHKLPCAQVRSYPVCEKYNLIWVFPGDASLATSIPLPEVPEFDDPDCLMVPIPAHFQAHFTICNENTMDVFHGFLHKNLQGWFDPVLTSLKTTESSVHADYRVSYKGVMTKILGLSDRGDEVTTRTVSLHYQYPHYHSSLEGVSSLYLMRSPMGAAETKSFTLMFLRLNLPKWLVQPFKPLISAYVWRFLFSKFLDQDIEMMESEQRTYSNNPQRRYVEINPAIIALQKVMMRQYEQYRRKTLSSQLSGNQQEESLSLSEAISSGRVESS, from the coding sequence ATGGAACTGGCTACGACCTTAACAAGTCAGACAGTTCAGAATGCTATCCGCGAGATCGGGATTAATCCAGATTACTGGTATCCGGTTGGGTGGGCAAATAAACTGCAACCTGGTCATATTATGCCCGTAACGATCTGGAAACAAGCAATCGCTGTTTTCCGCGACACGGGCGGAAAACTTCATGCTTTAGAGGATGCTTGCGCGCATAAGGGTGTAGCTCTCCATAAAGGGCAAATTCAGGGGAAACATTTATTATGTCCCTATCATGGTTGGGAATTTAATGGTGCAGGTCAATGCGTCAAAATCCCATATCTCCCTGAGACACACAAGCTACCATGCGCTCAAGTTCGCAGTTATCCAGTCTGCGAAAAATACAATCTGATCTGGGTTTTTCCTGGCGATGCGAGTTTGGCAACTAGCATTCCCTTACCAGAAGTACCGGAATTCGACGATCCAGATTGTCTGATGGTTCCAATTCCGGCTCATTTCCAGGCGCATTTCACCATCTGCAACGAAAACACGATGGATGTGTTTCACGGGTTTTTACACAAAAACCTCCAAGGTTGGTTTGACCCCGTGCTGACTAGCTTGAAAACGACAGAATCATCGGTTCATGCCGATTATCGAGTGTCTTACAAGGGAGTCATGACGAAAATTCTGGGTTTGAGCGATCGCGGTGATGAGGTGACAACCCGTACTGTCTCGCTCCATTACCAATATCCCCACTACCACAGTTCTCTAGAGGGGGTTTCCTCTTTGTACCTGATGCGATCGCCTATGGGAGCAGCGGAAACCAAATCGTTTACCTTGATGTTTCTGCGGCTGAATTTACCTAAATGGTTGGTGCAGCCGTTCAAACCTCTGATTTCTGCTTATGTCTGGCGCTTTCTATTTTCCAAGTTTCTCGATCAAGATATCGAAATGATGGAGAGCGAGCAACGCACTTATTCAAACAACCCCCAACGGCGCTATGTAGAAATTAATCCGGCAATCATTGCCCTGCAAAAAGTCATGATGCGGCAATACGAGCAATATCGCCGCAAAACCCTGTCTTCCCAACTTTCAGGGAACCAGCAGGAGGAATCGCTGTCTTTATCTGAAGCAATTTCCTCCGGTCGAGTAGAGTCAAGCTAA
- a CDS encoding MFS transporter: MRKLSLSPTVAFAAIARNPQLMVLMAAGSLTTMTGAVFNPALGEIKHQLQLAPEIGGYLAAAHVWALGLFSLPLGILSDRVGRVKVLVVSLLCYAVFGAAGVTVDDFLPLIALRGCLGIATAGITSASLGLLTSMYEGEERAKALGYATGTLTLAGIVFPLLGGGVGYFFHWRYIFCLYAIGLPLAVLTAKILPQPPERTSVKTEQERPKHKLWQVLGRYQTIWLLLTLSLTSIVMYSVVFYTPQYFKDTINANTLTNSLVLASRALGAAIISAFGARKLSQSLGLYKATAVGFILMALTLSTIPFLREISLIMLAAVGFGAGFGLILPNLYDALAGLAPSQLRSSVLSAGAGAGFIGQSFCPIVLGFVVKNHGIEAAFFTAASASIVVGMLLLLFGSREQGAGSRQ; this comes from the coding sequence ATGCGCAAATTATCACTATCGCCAACAGTAGCTTTTGCCGCGATCGCCCGTAACCCTCAGTTAATGGTGCTGATGGCGGCTGGCTCCCTAACTACGATGACTGGAGCAGTTTTTAACCCTGCCTTGGGGGAGATCAAACACCAGCTTCAGCTTGCTCCAGAGATTGGCGGTTATTTAGCAGCCGCTCATGTTTGGGCGCTGGGTCTTTTTAGTCTTCCCCTGGGAATTCTCTCCGATCGCGTGGGGCGAGTAAAGGTACTCGTTGTTTCCTTGCTTTGTTATGCCGTCTTTGGTGCGGCTGGAGTCACAGTAGACGATTTTCTCCCCTTAATCGCGTTACGAGGATGTTTGGGAATCGCTACAGCAGGCATTACATCCGCTAGCTTAGGTCTGCTCACGAGTATGTATGAGGGTGAGGAACGAGCCAAAGCATTAGGTTACGCCACGGGGACGCTGACGCTAGCGGGGATCGTCTTTCCATTGTTGGGGGGTGGAGTCGGCTATTTCTTCCACTGGCGATACATTTTCTGTCTGTACGCGATCGGGCTACCATTAGCAGTATTGACAGCCAAGATTTTGCCACAGCCACCCGAACGCACTTCAGTCAAAACAGAGCAAGAGCGACCTAAGCATAAACTGTGGCAAGTTTTAGGACGCTACCAAACAATTTGGTTATTGCTAACTCTGAGCTTGACATCAATCGTGATGTACTCAGTTGTCTTCTATACCCCGCAGTATTTCAAAGATACGATTAATGCCAACACGTTGACTAATAGCCTCGTCTTAGCTTCTCGTGCCTTGGGTGCAGCGATTATCTCTGCTTTTGGAGCCAGAAAGCTATCTCAGTCGTTGGGTTTGTATAAAGCCACGGCTGTCGGCTTCATCTTAATGGCGCTGACACTCAGCACGATCCCATTTTTACGAGAGATTAGTTTAATTATGTTAGCTGCGGTCGGTTTTGGTGCTGGATTTGGTCTGATCCTACCCAACCTTTACGATGCTCTGGCGGGTCTTGCGCCTTCCCAGTTGCGATCGAGCGTGCTATCAGCGGGGGCTGGAGCGGGCTTCATCGGGCAGTCTTTCTGTCCAATTGTGTTGGGCTTTGTCGTCAAAAATCACGGTATAGAAGCTGCTTTTTTTACGGCTGCAAGTGCTTCGATTGTCGTTGGGATGTTGTTGCTCTTGTTTGGGAGCAGGGAGCAGGGAGCAGGGAGCAGGCAGTAG
- a CDS encoding GH3 auxin-responsive promoter family protein translates to MVNLVLSALNAVTGLTKANFIKKTRRTAEVQERFLLRLLQAHRDTEFGKKYQLGEIKTVNRFRERVPILPYCSYEPYLERIAGGEENILTADPVVYLTLTSGSTGKKKMIPTTRRSQNITRQATLTSMGFLTAALRSRGQQFGKILLTNSTQQWGRTSAGIPYGPASAGVLSMDKWLYEQFFAQPYETLQVADSSARHYLALLFALQDPLMRGMLANFPMLILRTCNYLEKFAEDLIQDIETGTIANWLEVEPELRLNLEQRLSANPFRANKLREIIQSEGKLTPHLAWSNLSFVACARGGTSDFYFQRFPTYFGNTPIFGAVFSSAEGMFSIYHELDNDSSILALESGFFEFIPQDQWQAEQPKTLLATEVKPGERYRILTTSYNGFYRYDIGDAIEVVGFYEQTPLIVFRHRLGGLISSTTEKTTEAHATHVMQAVQQEFSLLLEDFCITLSENDFPARYLINIELAHGYTLEDPQAFLNECDRKLQAANTHYEISRKDPIPPPRLRILAPGSFALLRQRQIERGVPDSQLKFPHISEDRNFLSGLQVQQEVRLPEDRDSG, encoded by the coding sequence ATGGTCAATCTCGTTCTGTCCGCTTTAAATGCTGTTACAGGTTTGACAAAGGCAAACTTTATCAAAAAAACTCGCCGAACGGCAGAAGTACAAGAACGGTTTTTGTTGCGCTTATTACAAGCTCATCGCGATACAGAATTTGGTAAGAAATATCAGCTCGGTGAGATTAAAACAGTCAATCGCTTTCGCGAACGAGTGCCAATTTTACCGTATTGCAGTTACGAACCTTATCTAGAACGCATTGCTGGGGGCGAAGAAAATATTTTAACAGCCGATCCGGTGGTGTACTTGACGCTGACGAGTGGTTCGACGGGGAAAAAGAAAATGATTCCGACAACGAGGCGATCGCAGAATATCACTCGTCAAGCTACCCTAACCAGTATGGGTTTTCTAACCGCCGCCTTACGTTCTAGAGGGCAACAGTTTGGCAAAATTCTCCTGACAAATTCTACTCAACAATGGGGACGTACCAGTGCTGGTATTCCCTACGGACCTGCTAGTGCGGGTGTCCTCAGCATGGATAAATGGCTGTACGAGCAATTTTTTGCCCAGCCTTACGAGACGCTCCAAGTTGCAGATAGTTCTGCCCGTCATTACCTCGCCTTATTATTTGCCTTACAAGATCCTTTAATGCGAGGCATGTTGGCTAACTTTCCGATGCTCATCCTCCGTACCTGCAACTACTTAGAAAAATTTGCTGAAGACCTAATTCAAGATATCGAAACAGGAACCATTGCCAATTGGTTAGAAGTAGAACCGGAACTACGGCTGAATCTAGAGCAGCGCTTATCAGCCAATCCATTTCGAGCCAATAAATTACGGGAAATTATCCAGTCGGAAGGTAAGCTCACCCCTCATCTCGCCTGGTCAAATTTGTCTTTTGTCGCCTGCGCCCGTGGGGGTACGTCCGACTTTTACTTTCAGCGATTCCCTACCTATTTCGGCAACACACCAATTTTCGGTGCAGTATTTTCTTCTGCCGAAGGGATGTTTAGTATCTATCACGAACTCGACAACGACAGCAGCATTTTAGCCCTGGAAAGCGGTTTTTTTGAATTTATCCCTCAAGACCAGTGGCAAGCAGAACAACCGAAAACATTACTCGCTACCGAAGTTAAGCCAGGAGAACGGTATCGCATTCTGACTACAAGTTATAACGGATTTTATCGCTACGATATTGGCGATGCGATCGAAGTCGTCGGATTCTACGAACAAACACCGTTAATCGTATTTCGCCACCGCCTGGGAGGATTGATTTCTTCTACAACAGAAAAGACGACGGAAGCCCATGCGACTCACGTGATGCAAGCCGTACAGCAGGAATTTAGCTTATTACTAGAAGATTTTTGTATAACTTTATCGGAAAATGATTTTCCCGCCCGTTATTTAATCAATATTGAGTTAGCTCATGGTTATACGCTTGAAGATCCCCAAGCTTTTTTAAACGAATGCGATCGCAAATTACAAGCAGCAAATACCCACTACGAAATCAGTCGTAAAGACCCCATTCCACCCCCGCGACTGCGCATTTTAGCCCCTGGTAGCTTTGCGCTCCTCCGCCAACGTCAAATAGAACGGGGAGTTCCCGATTCTCAACTCAAGTTTCCCCACATCAGCGAAGACCGCAATTTCTTATCTGGCTTGCAGGTACAGCAAGAGGTGAGGTTACCAGAAGATAGGGACAGTGGCTAG
- a CDS encoding GH3 auxin-responsive promoter family protein: MTNLLLPLLQTVAEHTKDNFVKKTRQVEAVQERFLRDLLRAYQATELGQKYGFRDIRTAEQFRQRIPVSSYSSYLPYCDRIAQGEQNILTPDPVVFFNLSSGSTGAHKLIPVTKRFQNSLRRPNLTSIGFLSSALRQRGSKFGKVIATNSTQLMGRTSGGIPYGPASVGVLRMGKFLCEQIFAHPFETLQAADSLTRHYLCLLFALQQPDTRGIAANFPMLILRTCGYLEQYAEDFIRDIDKGMLAPWLQLEPELRLKLERQIVANPNRAKQLQEILQAEGRLTPEAVWSNLAFTVAARGGTSDFYFERFPAYFSKTPGFGAVCCSSEGAFGIYPELNSDASILAIESAFFEFIPQDQWDVEQPKTLLPSEVKPGNYYRILMSNYSGFYRYDIGDVMEVVGFYEQAPLIVFRHRRGGLLSSTSEKTTEFHVTQVMQVLQQEFDLPLEDFCITLSDDVIPAYYLVNIELAPGKILENPQQFLDRFDRQLSAIHTSYAVKRINNDQIPPPRLRILAPGSFAIVRQRQLEKGVPDSQLKFPHISEDRNFLAGLQVEREVQLLVTSD, translated from the coding sequence ATGACGAATTTATTGCTGCCACTGTTGCAAACTGTTGCCGAGCATACAAAGGATAACTTTGTTAAAAAAACGCGCCAAGTTGAGGCAGTACAAGAGCGATTTCTGCGAGATTTACTACGAGCTTATCAGGCGACAGAGCTAGGGCAAAAGTATGGATTTAGAGATATTAGAACTGCCGAGCAATTTCGCCAGCGTATTCCCGTATCATCCTACAGTAGCTATTTACCCTACTGCGATCGCATCGCCCAAGGGGAACAGAACATTCTCACCCCCGATCCCGTTGTTTTTTTTAACCTGTCGAGTGGTTCTACAGGAGCGCACAAGCTCATCCCAGTTACCAAACGCTTTCAAAACTCCTTGCGCCGTCCCAACTTAACTAGTATTGGCTTTCTCAGCTCGGCATTAAGACAACGGGGTTCTAAATTTGGTAAAGTTATCGCCACTAACTCAACTCAACTGATGGGACGTACCAGTGGTGGAATTCCATACGGTCCCGCTAGCGTTGGAGTCCTGCGGATGGGAAAGTTTCTCTGCGAGCAAATATTTGCTCATCCCTTTGAGACACTGCAAGCAGCCGATAGCCTGACGCGCCATTATCTGTGTCTGCTATTTGCGCTACAACAACCCGATACAAGGGGAATAGCCGCCAACTTTCCCATGCTGATCCTCCGCACCTGCGGCTATTTAGAACAATATGCAGAAGACTTTATTCGCGACATTGACAAAGGAATGCTTGCACCTTGGTTGCAACTAGAACCAGAATTGCGGTTAAAACTAGAACGGCAAATAGTCGCTAACCCCAACCGTGCCAAACAACTACAAGAAATCTTGCAAGCAGAAGGTAGACTCACCCCCGAAGCAGTATGGTCGAATCTTGCCTTTACAGTCGCAGCCAGAGGCGGAACTTCAGATTTTTACTTCGAGCGCTTTCCTGCTTACTTTAGCAAGACACCAGGTTTTGGCGCGGTTTGTTGTTCGTCAGAAGGCGCGTTTGGCATTTACCCAGAGCTGAATTCTGATGCCAGTATTTTAGCGATCGAAAGTGCATTTTTTGAGTTTATTCCTCAAGATCAGTGGGATGTAGAACAACCAAAAACACTACTGCCTAGCGAAGTCAAACCTGGAAACTACTATCGAATTTTAATGAGTAACTACAGTGGTTTCTATCGCTATGATATTGGCGATGTCATGGAAGTAGTAGGATTTTACGAACAAGCGCCACTGATTGTATTCCGCCATCGGCGCGGTGGCTTGCTGTCTTCAACCTCAGAAAAAACTACTGAATTTCATGTCACTCAAGTCATGCAGGTATTACAACAAGAATTTGACTTACCTCTAGAAGATTTTTGTATTACTTTATCTGATGATGTCATTCCCGCTTATTATTTGGTGAATATCGAGCTTGCGCCTGGGAAAATATTAGAAAATCCGCAGCAATTTCTCGATCGCTTTGACCGTCAGCTCAGTGCAATTCACACGTCCTACGCCGTCAAGCGGATTAACAACGATCAAATTCCCCCACCAAGATTGCGAATTCTTGCCCCTGGTAGCTTTGCGATCGTCCGGCAAAGACAATTAGAGAAAGGAGTACCAGATTCCCAGCTAAAATTTCCCCACATCAGCGAAGACCGCAATTTCCTAGCTGGCTTACAAGTGGAACGGGAAGTGCAGTTATTAGTGACTAGTGACTAG
- a CDS encoding cupin-like domain-containing protein: MRLTSGNVADSIADNTTFSITRRDLSSISPDLFFEKYQKMGIPVIITGLKVDDWNLDYLCEKLGQQEFLFRYYGQERYQQDKRTWQNIGSGVPLKTMSFNEYAKLLYSHEAHEKDIYLAKCSLKNIKLVDNNSLTSIGEQIGLTKAIGNLNLWVAPGGHLECLHYDTLDGTLIQMHGAKKVLLFPPSQTYNLYPFSVFVHLLRGLELRAWFSTVYPENPDFVAFPKLKRALEHKQEIVLEPGEMLYIPMGWWHEVTALGNDMVCSVNQFWGVYPTSRAIFSWCRWRVIFSNMLAIPYLLVKFAIAFLSQRRQQQIKQIFYRF, from the coding sequence ATGCGTTTAACTAGTGGCAATGTTGCTGACAGCATAGCTGATAACACAACATTCTCAATTACACGAAGAGATCTATCGTCGATCTCGCCAGATTTATTTTTTGAAAAATATCAGAAAATGGGAATTCCAGTCATTATTACTGGATTAAAAGTAGATGACTGGAATCTAGATTACCTCTGCGAAAAGTTAGGTCAGCAAGAATTTCTCTTTCGCTATTACGGACAGGAAAGATATCAACAAGATAAACGAACTTGGCAAAACATTGGTAGTGGTGTTCCGCTCAAAACAATGTCATTTAACGAATATGCAAAGTTGTTGTACAGTCATGAGGCGCACGAAAAAGATATTTATTTGGCTAAATGTTCGCTGAAAAACATAAAGTTGGTAGACAACAATTCTTTAACTAGTATTGGCGAACAAATAGGTTTAACAAAAGCTATAGGCAATCTCAATCTTTGGGTAGCACCTGGGGGGCATTTAGAGTGCCTACACTACGATACGTTGGATGGCACTTTGATTCAGATGCATGGAGCAAAAAAAGTCTTATTATTTCCACCAAGTCAGACCTATAATTTATATCCATTTTCAGTATTCGTCCACTTACTACGCGGTTTAGAACTGCGAGCTTGGTTTAGTACAGTATATCCAGAAAATCCAGATTTCGTAGCATTTCCCAAACTCAAAAGAGCCTTAGAACACAAACAAGAAATCGTATTAGAACCAGGAGAAATGCTGTATATCCCTATGGGATGGTGGCATGAAGTCACGGCATTAGGTAACGACATGGTGTGTTCTGTCAATCAATTTTGGGGGGTGTACCCCACCTCAAGAGCAATTTTTTCTTGGTGTCGGTGGCGAGTAATTTTTAGCAATATGTTGGCAATACCTTATTTATTAGTCAAATTCGCGATCGCTTTTCTGAGTCAGAGGAGACAGCAGCAGATAAAACAGATATTTTATCGGTTTTGA
- a CDS encoding CPBP family intramembrane glutamic endopeptidase, producing MHQLSIHPKYLIGKLPSRDRWLSLCGIAVAICLFTWGIDLLFFYSLSLFSPSLTVSLVNLLYDPPASTSALPILAYLLNIISLVVVAPITEEFIFRGILVHRWAIKWGISPAMLVSAIIFGLGHIVPFGAAVFGLLMTLLYFKTRSLIVPAIAHAMNNAATIVLEFFFPSQQITTNYNFSEYFQWGIVLIVISAPFVLRFVYKNWYKQQLLLPYFTNTSHSNSRLRR from the coding sequence TTGCATCAATTATCTATTCACCCTAAATATTTAATTGGCAAATTACCAAGTCGCGATCGCTGGCTATCTTTATGTGGAATTGCCGTTGCTATCTGCCTATTTACCTGGGGAATCGATCTACTGTTCTTTTACAGCTTATCTTTATTTTCTCCTTCGTTAACTGTAAGTCTAGTTAATTTATTGTACGATCCTCCTGCTAGTACTTCGGCTTTACCAATTCTTGCTTACTTATTAAATATCATTTCTTTAGTTGTAGTTGCTCCTATTACGGAAGAATTTATTTTCCGAGGCATACTCGTACATCGGTGGGCAATAAAATGGGGAATATCGCCAGCAATGTTAGTTTCTGCAATCATTTTTGGTTTAGGTCATATTGTTCCCTTCGGTGCAGCAGTTTTTGGACTTTTGATGACACTGCTTTATTTCAAAACTCGCTCGTTAATTGTACCTGCGATCGCTCATGCCATGAATAATGCTGCCACAATTGTTCTAGAATTTTTCTTCCCCAGTCAACAGATAACGACAAATTATAATTTTTCTGAATATTTCCAATGGGGAATCGTACTGATAGTGATTTCAGCTCCTTTTGTGCTTCGTTTTGTCTATAAAAATTGGTACAAACAGCAATTATTATTACCTTATTTTACTAATACATCTCATAGCAATTCTCGATTGCGTAGATGA